One region of Hoeflea sp. 108 genomic DNA includes:
- the rseP gene encoding RIP metalloprotease RseP has protein sequence MNEYLPAFLSTNGLLLGTIVPFLFVLTIVVFVHEMGHYLVGRWCGIGVRAFSIGFGPELFGFNDRRGTRWKLCAIPLGGYVKFVGDMNVTSSPEGAEVDNLSEAERKVAFHTQPVWKRAATVFAGPLFNFLLTIAVFTVLFTAYGRYVMEPTVAEVRAGSPAAVAGIMPGDRFVSVDGTPVETFSDVQRLVSGRGGDPIKFVMRRDGKEVDVTAAPELMEQKDALGNSVKVAVIGVVNNEEMGQPRLISYSVGGAFVQATSETWHVIERTGQFLKRFVVGREDKCQLGGPVKIADMAGKAAKLGFEWLIQLVALLSVGIGFLNLLPIPPLDGGHLAFYAVEAVIRRPVSERAMEAVYRVGMILVLAFMGFVFWNDLFGC, from the coding sequence TTGAACGAGTATCTTCCTGCCTTCCTGAGCACCAACGGACTTCTTCTCGGCACCATCGTGCCGTTTCTGTTCGTGCTGACCATCGTCGTCTTCGTGCATGAGATGGGACACTACCTCGTCGGCCGCTGGTGCGGCATCGGGGTGAGGGCGTTCTCCATAGGCTTCGGCCCCGAGCTTTTCGGTTTCAACGACAGGCGCGGCACGCGGTGGAAGCTCTGCGCCATTCCGCTCGGCGGCTATGTCAAATTCGTCGGCGACATGAACGTCACCAGTTCGCCTGAAGGGGCCGAGGTCGACAATCTGAGCGAGGCCGAGCGCAAGGTCGCTTTCCACACACAGCCGGTCTGGAAACGTGCCGCGACCGTCTTCGCCGGCCCGCTGTTCAACTTCCTGCTGACGATCGCAGTCTTTACCGTGCTGTTCACGGCCTATGGTCGCTACGTCATGGAGCCGACCGTTGCCGAAGTGCGCGCCGGCAGTCCGGCAGCCGTCGCCGGCATCATGCCGGGCGACCGATTCGTCAGCGTCGACGGTACGCCTGTCGAAACCTTCTCCGATGTGCAGCGTCTCGTTTCGGGACGGGGCGGCGATCCGATCAAGTTCGTCATGCGTCGCGACGGCAAGGAAGTGGACGTCACGGCTGCTCCCGAACTGATGGAGCAGAAGGACGCGCTTGGCAATTCGGTCAAGGTGGCGGTTATCGGCGTCGTCAACAACGAGGAGATGGGGCAGCCGCGGCTCATCTCTTACAGTGTGGGTGGCGCCTTTGTTCAGGCGACTTCGGAGACCTGGCACGTCATCGAGCGCACTGGGCAGTTTCTCAAGCGATTCGTGGTCGGCCGCGAAGACAAATGCCAGTTGGGTGGACCGGTGAAGATCGCCGACATGGCAGGCAAGGCAGCCAAGCTGGGCTTTGAATGGCTGATACAACTGGTGGCTTTGCTTTCGGTCGGCATCGGTTTTCTCAACCTTCTGCCGATTCCGCCCCTCGACGGCGGACACTTGGCGTTCTATGCAGTTGAGGCTGTCATCAGGCGCCCTGTTTCCGAAAGGGCGATGGAGGCTGTATATCGAGTGGGGATGATTCTCGTGCTGGCTTTTATGGGGTTCGTTTTCTGGAACGACCTGTTTGGCTGCTGA
- a CDS encoding phosphatidate cytidylyltransferase: protein MSNLQIRTISAIVLAVAVLLLTWLGGVPFRLFSAAIVLGIFYEWSRMARPKTEASWTAGALGFLPEGLVLIFVGALVIGIPAFALLALTVLFAGVLWSAGRLRGIGGWDAAGFGYAALSGLSLALLRGDGASGLVAILFLFAVVWSTDIFAYFVGRKVGGPKLAPAISPGKTRSGAVGGAIGGVVAGLLLAGAMGIGNLPLLGIVALLLSVVSQAGDLFESWVKRRHGYKDSGFIIPGHGGVMDRVDGLVAATFALYVIGWLSGSADHPAHGLFPA from the coding sequence ATGAGCAATCTCCAGATCCGTACGATATCGGCGATTGTCCTTGCCGTTGCCGTCCTGCTGCTCACCTGGTTGGGCGGCGTGCCGTTCCGGTTGTTTTCGGCGGCGATCGTGCTCGGCATATTCTACGAATGGTCGCGCATGGCGCGTCCGAAGACGGAGGCCAGCTGGACGGCAGGGGCTCTCGGCTTCCTGCCTGAAGGATTGGTGCTGATCTTCGTCGGTGCGCTTGTCATCGGCATCCCTGCCTTTGCCTTGCTTGCCCTTACGGTGCTTTTTGCCGGGGTGCTCTGGAGTGCCGGGCGGTTGCGCGGCATTGGCGGCTGGGACGCGGCGGGCTTCGGCTATGCGGCCCTGTCCGGCCTGTCGCTGGCTCTGCTGCGTGGCGACGGCGCATCAGGGCTGGTTGCGATCCTGTTTCTCTTCGCCGTGGTCTGGTCGACCGACATCTTCGCCTATTTCGTCGGCCGCAAGGTCGGCGGCCCCAAGCTCGCGCCGGCGATTTCGCCCGGCAAAACGCGCAGCGGCGCCGTCGGCGGCGCCATCGGCGGCGTTGTCGCAGGCCTGCTGCTCGCAGGGGCGATGGGCATCGGCAATCTGCCTTTGCTCGGAATTGTGGCGCTGTTGCTGTCGGTCGTCTCGCAGGCTGGCGACCTTTTCGAATCATGGGTCAAGCGGCGGCATGGCTACAAGGATTCCGGTTTCATCATTCCCGGTCACGGGGGCGTGATGGACCGGGTCGACGGGCTTGTCGCGGCGACATTTGCCCTATACGTCATCGGCTGGCTGTCAGGTTCCGCCGATCATCCGGCGCATGGCCTGTTTCCTGCCTGA
- a CDS encoding isoprenyl transferase, which produces MSESERMTTPAHVAIIMDGNGRWAKARGLPRVAGHKAGVEALRRTVRAAADLGISWLTVYAFSSENWSRPKSEVTDLMGLLKIFIRRDLAELHNSGVRVRVIGDRATLQPDIRSLLEEAETLTAGNDSLTLVIAFNYGGRDEIARAARKLAEAVKRGDLASEDITPELFAEELDTSGIPDPDLLIRTSGEVRLSNFLPWQSAYSELVFQPCYWPDFTREHLADALREYTGRERRFGGLAPRDVAL; this is translated from the coding sequence CTGTCCGAAAGCGAACGGATGACTACGCCCGCGCATGTCGCGATCATCATGGACGGCAATGGCCGCTGGGCAAAGGCCCGGGGGTTGCCACGCGTTGCGGGGCACAAGGCCGGCGTGGAAGCGCTGCGCCGCACCGTTCGCGCTGCGGCCGACCTCGGCATTTCCTGGCTGACGGTCTACGCGTTTTCTTCGGAAAACTGGTCGCGGCCGAAGTCCGAGGTCACAGACCTCATGGGCTTGCTCAAGATTTTCATCCGACGCGATCTGGCCGAACTCCATAACAGCGGCGTGCGCGTGCGCGTCATCGGCGACAGGGCGACCTTGCAGCCCGATATCAGGTCCTTGCTGGAAGAGGCGGAGACGCTGACGGCAGGCAACGATTCGCTGACCCTGGTGATTGCGTTCAACTATGGCGGACGCGACGAGATCGCACGGGCGGCGCGAAAGCTTGCCGAAGCGGTCAAACGTGGCGACCTCGCAAGCGAAGACATCACGCCGGAACTTTTTGCCGAAGAGCTCGACACGTCGGGCATCCCCGATCCGGATCTGTTGATCCGCACCAGCGGCGAGGTCAGGCTTTCCAACTTCTTGCCCTGGCAGTCGGCCTATAGCGAGCTGGTCTTCCAGCCCTGCTACTGGCCAGACTTCACTAGGGAGCACTTGGCGGATGCATTGCGCGAATACACCGGCCGCGAGCGCCGCTTCGGCGGGCTAGCGCCGCGCGACGTTGCGCTGTGA
- the frr gene encoding ribosome recycling factor, with protein sequence MSTDYNDLQRRMEGAINAFKHDLASLRTGRASSNLLDPIHVMAYGSPMPLNQVATVSVPEPRMISVSVWDKSMVGAVDRAIRESNLGFNPIVDGTNLRIPLPELNEQRRKELVKIAHTYAENAKVATRHVRRDGMDALKKAEKDGDISQDDQRVQSDKVQKLTDDTISQIDSLLAGKEAEIMQV encoded by the coding sequence ATGAGCACGGATTACAACGATCTTCAGCGCCGCATGGAAGGTGCCATCAACGCTTTCAAGCATGACCTCGCATCGCTGCGCACGGGGCGTGCCTCGAGCAACCTTCTCGATCCGATCCATGTCATGGCCTATGGCTCGCCGATGCCGCTCAACCAGGTGGCGACCGTGTCGGTGCCTGAGCCGCGCATGATTTCAGTGTCGGTCTGGGACAAGTCGATGGTGGGTGCAGTCGATCGCGCCATCCGCGAGTCGAACCTCGGCTTCAATCCGATCGTCGACGGCACCAACCTGCGCATTCCGCTGCCGGAACTCAACGAGCAGCGCCGCAAGGAACTGGTCAAGATCGCCCATACCTATGCCGAGAATGCCAAGGTAGCGACCCGCCACGTGCGCCGCGACGGCATGGATGCGCTCAAAAAGGCCGAGAAGGATGGCGACATCAGCCAGGACGACCAGCGCGTCCAGTCCGACAAGGTCCAGAAGCTGACCGACGACACGATCAGCCAGATCGACAGCCTGCTGGCAGGCAAAGAAGCCGAGATCATGCAAGTCTAA
- the pyrH gene encoding UMP kinase, whose product MTDKPLYRRVLLKASGEALMGEQHFGIDVSVVDRIASDIAEARALGVEVGVVIGGGNIFRGVAVASKGGDRVTGDHMGMLATIINSLALRTSLHKLGVDSVVLSAIAMPELCESFSQRQATAYMDAGKVVIFAGGTGNPFFTTDSAAALRAAEIGADALFKGTQVDGVYSADPKKDPTATRFERITHQEVIAKGLSIMDTAAIALARENNIPIIVYSIHEKGGFGEILKGGGRCTIVADA is encoded by the coding sequence ATGACCGACAAGCCGCTCTACCGGCGCGTACTGCTTAAGGCGTCGGGTGAAGCCCTGATGGGCGAGCAGCATTTCGGCATCGACGTTTCTGTTGTCGACCGCATTGCCAGCGACATCGCCGAGGCGAGGGCGCTTGGGGTGGAGGTCGGCGTGGTCATCGGCGGCGGCAACATCTTTCGCGGCGTGGCCGTTGCCTCCAAGGGCGGCGATCGCGTCACCGGCGATCACATGGGCATGCTCGCCACCATCATCAATTCGCTGGCGTTGCGCACGTCGCTGCACAAGCTCGGCGTCGATTCCGTGGTGCTTTCGGCCATCGCCATGCCGGAGCTTTGCGAGAGCTTCTCACAGCGCCAGGCCACGGCCTACATGGACGCAGGTAAGGTCGTGATCTTTGCCGGCGGCACCGGCAATCCCTTCTTCACCACCGATTCGGCGGCAGCACTGCGCGCGGCCGAGATCGGCGCCGACGCCCTGTTCAAGGGGACGCAGGTGGACGGCGTCTACTCTGCCGATCCCAAGAAGGACCCAACCGCGACGCGCTTCGAGCGCATCACGCATCAGGAAGTCATCGCCAAGGGCCTGTCCATCATGGATACGGCAGCGATTGCACTTGCGCGCGAAAACAACATTCCGATAATCGTCTATTCGATCCACGAAAAAGGCGGCTTCGGCGAAATATTGAAAGGTGGCGGCCGCTGCACGATTGTTGCGGACGCCTGA
- the tsf gene encoding translation elongation factor Ts, whose product MSISAAQVKELRELSGAGMMDCKAALAETGGDMEAAVDWLRKKGISKADKKAGRTAAEGLIGVDAGVREAVVVEVNSETDFVARNAAFQEIVNNVAKVALAYGSTEAVAAAKYPGSDKSVTDTIKDAVGTIGENMSFRRSAKLSVSEGVVATYVHNAVADNVGKLGVLVAVETAGNHDAARAFARQVAMHVAATNPLALTPDEVDATHVEREKAIFADQARQSGKPENIIEKMVEGRMRKFYEEVVLLKQAFVLNPDLTVEAALKDAEKQIGAPAKITGYIRFALGEGIEKEESDFAAEVAAAVKG is encoded by the coding sequence ATGAGCATTTCGGCAGCACAGGTTAAGGAACTCCGCGAACTCTCGGGCGCGGGCATGATGGATTGCAAGGCCGCTCTGGCCGAGACCGGCGGCGACATGGAAGCTGCCGTCGACTGGCTGCGCAAGAAGGGCATCTCCAAGGCCGACAAGAAGGCTGGCCGCACGGCCGCCGAAGGCCTGATCGGCGTTGATGCCGGCGTGCGCGAAGCCGTCGTTGTCGAGGTCAACTCCGAGACCGACTTCGTTGCCCGCAACGCGGCTTTCCAGGAGATCGTCAACAACGTCGCCAAGGTTGCGCTTGCCTACGGCTCCACCGAGGCTGTTGCTGCGGCCAAGTATCCGGGTTCGGACAAGTCGGTCACCGACACGATCAAGGACGCTGTCGGCACCATTGGCGAGAACATGAGCTTCCGCCGTTCGGCCAAGCTTTCGGTTTCGGAAGGCGTCGTTGCCACCTACGTCCATAACGCCGTTGCCGACAATGTCGGCAAGCTCGGCGTGCTGGTTGCTGTCGAGACCGCCGGCAACCACGATGCCGCTCGCGCCTTCGCGCGTCAGGTCGCCATGCACGTTGCCGCGACCAACCCGCTGGCCCTGACCCCTGACGAGGTCGACGCTACGCATGTTGAGCGCGAAAAGGCGATCTTCGCCGACCAGGCCCGCCAGTCGGGCAAGCCGGAAAACATCATCGAGAAGATGGTGGAAGGCCGCATGCGCAAGTTCTACGAGGAAGTCGTGCTGCTCAAGCAGGCCTTCGTGCTCAACCCCGACCTGACGGTCGAGGCAGCCCTCAAGGACGCTGAGAAGCAGATCGGTGCGCCTGCCAAGATCACCGGCTACATCCGTTTCGCGCTCGGCGAGGGTATCGAAAAGGAAGAGAGCGATTTCGCTGCTGAAGTTGCTGCTGCCGTAAAAGGCTAA
- the rpsB gene encoding 30S ribosomal protein S2 has protein sequence MALPDFSMRQLLEAGSHFGHQTHRWNPKMAPYIYGARNNVHIIDLSQTVPLLHQALKQVSDVVSRGGRVLFVGTKRQASDIVADAAQRSAQYYVNSRWLGGMLTNWKTISNSIQRLRKLDELLAGEAHGFTKKERLNLEREREKLDKALGGIKDMGSTPDLMFVIDTNKEAIAIQEAKRLGIPVVAIIDSNCDPDKIDFPIPGNDDAARAIQLYCDLIAKACIDGIARQQGALGVDIGASAEAPIEPALDNTASGEAQA, from the coding sequence ATGGCATTGCCTGATTTCAGCATGCGCCAGCTTCTCGAAGCTGGCTCGCACTTCGGCCACCAGACCCACCGCTGGAACCCGAAGATGGCGCCCTACATCTACGGCGCCCGCAACAACGTTCACATCATCGACCTGTCGCAGACTGTTCCGCTTCTGCACCAGGCCCTGAAGCAGGTTTCCGACGTCGTGTCGCGCGGCGGCCGCGTGCTGTTCGTCGGCACCAAGCGCCAGGCTTCCGACATCGTTGCTGACGCTGCCCAGCGTTCGGCTCAGTACTACGTCAACTCGCGTTGGCTCGGCGGCATGCTGACCAACTGGAAGACGATCTCGAATTCGATCCAGCGCCTGCGCAAGCTCGACGAGCTGCTCGCTGGCGAAGCCCATGGCTTCACCAAGAAGGAGCGCCTGAACCTCGAGCGTGAGCGCGAGAAGCTGGATAAGGCCCTCGGCGGTATCAAGGACATGGGCTCGACCCCTGACCTGATGTTTGTCATCGACACCAATAAGGAAGCGATCGCCATCCAGGAAGCCAAGCGTCTTGGCATTCCGGTCGTTGCAATCATCGATTCGAACTGCGATCCGGACAAGATCGACTTCCCGATCCCCGGCAACGACGACGCTGCCCGCGCGATCCAGCTGTATTGCGATCTGATCGCCAAGGCCTGCATCGACGGCATCGCTCGCCAGCAGGGCGCCCTGGGTGTCGACATCGGCGCCTCGGCCGAGGCTCCGATCGAGCCGGCCCTGGACAACACCGCTTCGGGCGAAGCCCAGGCTTGA